The DNA region ATCGCTATCATCTGCAATTGTTTTTAATGTAACCAGGGAAGGGAGTGATTGAAAACCAAATTCACTCATAAATCTTGGGACTCGTTCTTCTAATTCTTCAAAAGGCATTTCATCATGCCAAAGGCCCCAATCATGGGCATCTCCATAATTCGTAAATCGTTTATCTCCTCTTCCATATAATGGCGATGACTCCCAATAAGAAGTGAAGTTGCTGTGCTTTTTTACAGCTTCAGGTAAAATTTTATTAAATAAAACTTGATAATCATTCCAAATGCGATCTTGATTAGTGGGCGAAATTAACAGCTGCCATCCCCATCGATTCCATCCTTCATTATTTTCGTTATTACCACACCACAAAGCAATGCAAGCATGACTGCTAAGTCGTTTTACTTGTTCTTCTGCTTCTAGTGCAACGTTGGTTAAATAAGACGAATCTCCCGGATACATCCCACAGGCAAACATAAAATCTTGCCAGATCATTATCCCTTTTTCATCGCATGCTTCGTAAAACGCTTCAGATTCATAAGTGCCGCCACCCCAAATCCGCAACATATTGAAATTACAATCAACTGCTTGATCTAGAATGCGTAAGGGGTCATCACTTTTTAAAAACAGAATATCTTGAGGTATGTAATTAGCACCTTTACAAAAGATTCTTTTGCCATTTACTAAAAAATAAAAAGAAGATCCGAATTGATCTGCTTCGTTTGTTAATGTAATTGTACGAATGCCTGTTTTCCATTCCTTCAACAAGCGTTTTTGCCCCCCTTCAAGAATCGATAATTTACACGAATAAAGTGTTTGATTTCCATGACCATTAGGCCACCATAATTGTGGATTATTTATGATCAGGTTTTGTGTGCAATGATTTTGCCCAAATTGAGAAGAACAATCAAAGTTAAAAAGTTGATTTCCAATTTCTAATTCGAAGCTTTGAAGTTTATCTATGTCAGAATTAAAATCCATTTCTAGCTTTAATTCCGCATAATCTGAACCGATTTCTTTGGTGTGCAAGGAAACATGTTCCAACAGATACTCATTCCAGGCAATTATTGAAATTGGCTTTGTTATTCCTGAACTTTCTAATGTCGGTCCAAAATCCCAACCAAATTGGTATTGAGGTTTTCGTACCATGACACGCTTTTCTCCAGGTAATTTTGTTTCAAGCTGACGATACATTGAATCGGCAAGTTGGCTTGCTGATTGGAATTTAATTAATAATTCATTGGTTCCAGCTTTTAAAGCGGATTTTATATCGAAGTTCCAGGTTCTGAATGCATTTTCAGCATTCCCAATAAACTCATCGTTAAGATAAACTTTGCAATAGGTATCCAGACCGGGGCAATTCAAATAAATATGTTCATTTAATAAAAACGCTGGTTCAATTTGAATCAAGGATTTAAACAACCATTCTTTCTGACTTACCCATTGAACGCTTGCTTCATTTTGAGAGTAGTAAGGATCTGGAATTTTTGAATTTTCAAGAAGGGCTGTAAAACTATTGCCGGGAATGTTACAAGGAAGCCATTGAATGCTGTCCGCAGGACTAAAAAACCAATCTGTATGCAATTGATGGTGCATTTGGCCTGAAAGTTTAACCAAAAGAAACAGAAACAGAACAAAACTATATGAAATTCGATGCATAGGACACAAAATAAAAAAGGCTTTCCGGAAAGGAAAGCCTTTTTTATTAATTGAATTGAAAATTATTCAGATTTAGTCTGAGGAGCTGGTGCTACATTTTCAGTTTGAGCTGCAGCTGTAGATTTTGATTTACAACATGCTTTTCCGTTTGCAGAACCTTTTGCACAACATGCTTTTGATGGTGAACAAGATTTTCCAGTTGCACCTGTTGCAGAAGCTTCAGAACTTGGAATATTTACGAAACTAGCTGTTGCATCATCAAAACGAACAGGTGTTTTCATAGCTACGCCAGAAGCATCTTTAGCTACTTTAAAGAAACAAACACTTCCGTTTTCACATACTTTTGTTTCAATATTTGGATCTTTCGCTGCAGCTTTCATTGCAGTTTCGCTAGGTTTAGCACAAGATTTTGCCTCAGCAGATTTAGCACCATGAGAACACGTTTGTGCAGAAGCTGTTCCCGCTGAAATTAAGAAGGCGAATCCTAATAAAAGAAATAGATTTTTCATATTTTTAACTGTTTTTTAATTGTTTTACAAAGATAAAACGTCCTACATTTATATTTAGTTCTTTGTTTAAGCATTTAACGAGAATTTAAGACAATCTAATTACAATGATTTTTGCTAAAGTATACATTATCAGCTTGTTATCAATTATCCTGCTAGGGTCATCGTGCAGTTCTACGAAGCAAGATCCCAATCCAGAGTACATCCGGATTGGAAATGGGGGTGGTTTTGCCGGGATTGAAACGGTTTACACCATTAACCTGAAAGGTCCTGTAGATCAGGGTGGAGCCCAAATTGGGAGTTTGAAAAAAGCAGATATCAATCAATTAACCCGAAATATCCAAGTTTTGCAATTGGATCAGTTGGACTGGAATCATCCTGGAAATATGTATAAATTTATTGAATACAAACTGGGAACCAAAATGCACCGGATGAGTTGGGATAGCAATTCACCGGATGTTAATAATAATCTTAATCTATTTTACAATCACGCCCTTCACCTAATTCAAAAATTGAATTCATGAAAAAATTTACCTTTAGTATATTGCTAAGTATACTTATACTGCAACTGGTTTCAGCGCAGGCCTTTAAAAAACCACATCAATTTACTATAAGCAGTGGGGCTAAAATTGAAAATAAAATTTTGACAAAGCCATCAGGATTTTTGCCAAAACTTGAATCTTCAATTGTTCCAGTAATCAATCCATCTTATAGATCAATGCAAGGGCAACAATTGCAAACCGGTAAAACTGCAATGCAGGTAATTCAAATGAACGAGGAAGGAATTCCCATTCGTTTTATTACAAGCAATAAGCATCCTCAGATCCAAATGCCTGATGCACAATACTGGGCGGAACAACTTCCTAAAAGTTTAAGTTTGCCGGATTATGCCGGTACAGCCTTTACGCTGCGCAGTGAAGAAAAAGATAATCAGGGCATTATTCATATTAAGTATGACCAAACTTTCGAAGGGATACCTGTTTTTAATGGGGAGTATTTCGTACATATTTATCCTGACCAAAAAGTTATGGCACACGGAGTAGTTCATTTACCGGATCAATATTTTGAAGCTAAAATTGATTCAAAAGAAGCATACAATCAAGCTCAGATTGAACTTGAAAAAACTGGAATTCACTTTGCCGCCGATAACGTTGAGCATCCTGCTTTTATTAAATTGGGTCTGCAACAATCCAGATTGGTATATTGGTTTAATCCAGCAAAAAGCGAATGGCATTTGGTTTATGAGTTGGATGTATATCCGACTGCAATGACTCGATACACTGTATTAACAGATGCAGTGTCTGGAAAAGTTGTAAAATATTACCAAAAACATTGTTTGTTGGCACATGCTGATAAAGAACACAAACATGAAACACCATTGAATTCAGTTCCGCCTCAGGGAGCAGAAGTGACAACTGCCAAAGATTTGATGGATGTAACCCGAAGCTTAAATGTTTGGAGAGACAATTCAACTGTTTATTTGATCGACGGCTCCAGGCCAATGTTTAAACCTGGTTCTTTTAAATTAGACAATCCGATTGGTGCAATTTGGACCTTAGATGCAAAGAGTACCAATCCAAACAATCTTAAAGTTGATCAAATCAAATCAACCACAAATACCTGGGCCAAAAATGCAGTTTCTGCTCATTACAATGCAGGGATTGCTTTTGAATATTATACCAATACCCATGCGCGAAATTCAATCAATGGAATCGGAGGATCTATTATTTCAGTTGTTAATGTTAATGATGAAAGTGGCGGAGGGTTAGACAATGCTTTTTGGAATGGACAAGCTATGTTTTATGGCAATGGAGCACAATCATTTATGCCTTTAGCGAGAGGTTTGGATGTTGCAGGGCACGAAATGTCACATGGTGTTATTGAAAGTACTGCCAATTTGGACTACGAAGGGGAATCCGGTGCAATCAA from Saprospiraceae bacterium includes:
- a CDS encoding glycoside hydrolase family 2 protein, yielding MHRISYSFVLFLFLLVKLSGQMHHQLHTDWFFSPADSIQWLPCNIPGNSFTALLENSKIPDPYYSQNEASVQWVSQKEWLFKSLIQIEPAFLLNEHIYLNCPGLDTYCKVYLNDEFIGNAENAFRTWNFDIKSALKAGTNELLIKFQSASQLADSMYRQLETKLPGEKRVMVRKPQYQFGWDFGPTLESSGITKPISIIAWNEYLLEHVSLHTKEIGSDYAELKLEMDFNSDIDKLQSFELEIGNQLFNFDCSSQFGQNHCTQNLIINNPQLWWPNGHGNQTLYSCKLSILEGGQKRLLKEWKTGIRTITLTNEADQFGSSFYFLVNGKRIFCKGANYIPQDILFLKSDDPLRILDQAVDCNFNMLRIWGGGTYESEAFYEACDEKGIMIWQDFMFACGMYPGDSSYLTNVALEAEEQVKRLSSHACIALWCGNNENNEGWNRWGWQLLISPTNQDRIWNDYQVLFNKILPEAVKKHSNFTSYWESSPLYGRGDKRFTNYGDAHDWGLWHDEMPFEELEERVPRFMSEFGFQSLPSLVTLKTIADDSDLQLESKSILNHQKHPRGNKLIRKYISRDFPEPKNFEELIYLNQICQAEGICKIIRKHRLSKPYCMGTLYWQFNDCWPGISWSGIDYTGRYKALQHLVKKTFEPLLFVAAPNENGVSIHALSDLVENESFELDIHLQDFSGNFIFYDHWEGLIIKDSSQLVLTIPLDLKKLEFTKDYYLLLKWKNKTQSGSSTCFFDKYKDLNLLEPTVQILDFEKTNQGYRFNIRAKNFAKSIYLVETESTQFFPNYFDLNPNELLNIECISKDPKLESQDIQFFSLYNLLRN